A single window of Paenibacillus sp. FSL H8-0537 DNA harbors:
- a CDS encoding guanylate kinase, giving the protein MAGPYIFIFTGTSGSGRKTMAHRIGKELGIKHVSSYTTRPPRDSEPPDRDYHYIEQERFDRMNASGDFIEIAAIHKHHYGIRTHELTDLLSEGKHVYMILNSDGASLIKKLYGEQVVRIFLYVEKRTVIERLEAKGLPAEVINNYISIYTEEVVYRKQCEHVLENLDLNRTMMKIREAIQSHL; this is encoded by the coding sequence ATGGCTGGACCTTATATCTTCATTTTCACCGGTACTAGCGGATCTGGAAGAAAAACGATGGCTCACCGGATTGGCAAGGAACTTGGCATCAAGCATGTCAGCTCTTACACAACACGCCCTCCAAGAGATTCTGAGCCGCCTGACCGCGACTATCATTATATTGAGCAAGAACGCTTTGACCGCATGAACGCAAGCGGCGATTTTATTGAAATCGCCGCTATCCATAAGCATCATTATGGTATCCGCACTCATGAGCTCACTGATTTACTGAGCGAGGGCAAGCATGTGTACATGATTCTCAACAGCGATGGCGCTTCGCTAATCAAGAAGCTGTACGGCGAGCAAGTCGTCCGCATCTTCTTGTACGTAGAAAAACGCACGGTCATTGAGCGGCTGGAGGCGAAGGGGCTTCCTGCGGAGGTGATCAACAACTACATCTCGATTTACACCGAAGAGGTCGTCTACCGCAAGCAATGCGAGCATGTGCTGGAAAATCTCGACCTGAATCGCACGATGATGAAAATTCGCGAGGCGATACAATCGCATTTATAA
- a CDS encoding PBP1A family penicillin-binding protein, whose translation MNKHKIKPVKPSLRRKLSAFSERFFPRLHQRPSKNRIRRPQAAQASAQLASSRQQTSGMVQQLTAFHRFKKWAGRIAALFLLLTACLVGALLYLSMQSLPAASISQTSQMLDLHGQVIDTFHTGENRRSVPLDQISPNLVKATIAIEDRRFYDHPGFDLKGLGRAIVANTVSLSAKQGASTLTQQLARNLYLTHEKTWQRKFKEAIYTMQLEMHYSKDEILSLYLNQIYYGHGAYGIEAAASLYFNKKASELTLAESAMLAGIPKGPKYYSPYMDMKNAKDRQLTILSIMAEDGVISRSDAGKAYEELLQFQPLGAGNQSGFAPYFRDYVKYLAVDKLGINEQLLNEGGITIYTTLDPVAQNAAETAIDKELSGSEGQQAALISLDPRNGYIKAMVGGRDYKNNQFNRVFADTRQPGSSFKPIVYLTALQSGLLTPASRFKSEPTSFIYDEGRKVYKPSNYNDKYTNDFITMRQAIASSDNIYAVDTIMTVGADKVIETARKLGITSPMSPLPSLALGTFPVSPYQMASAFAVLANGGKRVEPIAIMRIEDRSGHVLYEAKQQAQQIVDPANAFVLTSLMESVFESGGTGNRVAAMIKRPVAGKTGTTANDAWLVGYTPELATAVWTGFDKGRKLTVAEAHHAAPIFAAYTEQALSAVPPKIFPIPADVVSVYVDPASGKVAEATCSGKQLEYFVKGTEPVEVCGEASEDPSNSSVQGTDESKTAKERKPWWNDLKRWWQHD comes from the coding sequence ATGAACAAGCACAAAATCAAGCCCGTCAAGCCGTCCTTAAGACGAAAGCTTTCCGCGTTTTCTGAGCGGTTTTTCCCTAGACTCCATCAGCGGCCAAGCAAGAACCGAATTAGGCGTCCACAAGCGGCCCAAGCATCCGCACAGCTCGCATCATCCCGGCAGCAAACCTCTGGCATGGTCCAGCAGCTTACGGCCTTTCATCGATTTAAAAAATGGGCGGGGCGAATCGCCGCGCTGTTTCTGCTGCTGACCGCCTGCCTTGTCGGCGCTCTACTGTATTTAAGCATGCAGTCGCTGCCCGCAGCATCCATTAGCCAAACCTCTCAAATGCTCGACCTGCATGGTCAGGTTATCGATACATTCCATACTGGCGAAAATCGCCGTTCGGTTCCGCTTGATCAAATTTCCCCCAATCTAGTGAAGGCGACCATCGCTATTGAAGACAGGCGCTTCTATGACCACCCTGGCTTCGACCTTAAAGGACTGGGGCGCGCCATTGTAGCAAATACCGTTTCGTTATCAGCCAAGCAAGGGGCCAGCACCCTGACGCAGCAGCTCGCCCGCAATTTGTATTTGACGCATGAGAAAACGTGGCAGCGCAAATTCAAGGAAGCGATCTACACCATGCAGCTGGAGATGCATTATTCCAAGGATGAAATTTTGAGCCTTTATTTGAACCAAATTTATTACGGCCATGGCGCTTATGGCATTGAGGCGGCAGCTTCGCTCTATTTTAATAAGAAAGCATCGGAATTGACGCTCGCCGAAAGCGCCATGCTGGCGGGCATTCCGAAGGGACCCAAATATTATTCCCCGTACATGGATATGAAAAACGCCAAGGACAGGCAGCTTACCATTTTGTCCATTATGGCGGAGGATGGCGTGATTTCGAGGTCGGACGCGGGTAAGGCTTATGAAGAGCTGCTGCAATTTCAGCCTCTTGGAGCCGGCAACCAGAGCGGATTCGCGCCGTATTTTCGCGACTATGTAAAGTATTTGGCCGTGGACAAGCTTGGCATCAACGAACAGCTGCTGAACGAGGGCGGCATTACGATTTATACAACCCTTGATCCTGTGGCGCAAAATGCTGCCGAAACCGCCATCGACAAGGAATTGTCGGGCAGCGAAGGGCAGCAGGCAGCGCTCATCTCGCTCGATCCGCGCAATGGCTACATTAAAGCGATGGTTGGCGGGCGCGATTACAAAAATAATCAATTTAACCGTGTATTTGCCGATACACGCCAGCCCGGCTCTTCGTTCAAGCCGATTGTTTATTTGACCGCGCTCCAAAGCGGCCTCTTAACGCCTGCTTCACGATTCAAGAGCGAGCCCACTTCCTTCATCTACGATGAGGGACGTAAAGTATATAAGCCCAGCAATTACAATGACAAGTACACCAATGACTTTATTACGATGCGGCAAGCGATTGCCAGCTCCGATAACATTTACGCTGTAGATACCATTATGACGGTTGGTGCGGACAAAGTAATTGAGACGGCGCGCAAGCTGGGCATTACGAGCCCTATGAGCCCGCTGCCTTCACTCGCTCTGGGCACTTTCCCGGTCAGCCCTTACCAGATGGCTTCCGCTTTCGCCGTGCTGGCGAACGGAGGCAAGCGGGTAGAGCCGATCGCCATCATGCGAATCGAGGATCGAAGCGGACATGTTTTATATGAAGCGAAGCAGCAGGCCCAGCAGATTGTTGATCCTGCAAATGCGTTCGTATTGACCAGCCTGATGGAAAGCGTCTTCGAGAGCGGAGGCACCGGAAATCGCGTGGCAGCCATGATCAAACGGCCCGTTGCCGGCAAAACGGGCACGACTGCTAATGATGCTTGGCTGGTTGGCTATACGCCAGAGCTTGCTACAGCGGTGTGGACAGGCTTTGATAAAGGCCGCAAGCTGACCGTGGCCGAAGCTCACCACGCAGCGCCGATTTTCGCAGCCTATACGGAGCAGGCGCTATCAGCGGTTCCGCCAAAAATTTTCCCAATACCCGCAGATGTCGTCAGCGTCTACGTCGATCCAGCTAGCGGCAAAGTCGCAGAAGCCACCTGTTCGGGGAAACAGCTCGAATATTTCGTCAAAGGCACTGAGCCTGTTGAAGTATGTGGTGAAGCTTCAGAAGATCCCAGCAACTCCTCCGTCCAAGGAACAGATGAGAGCAAAACAGCCAAAGAACGAAAACCATGGTGGAATGATTTGAAGCGCTGGTGGCAGCACGACTAA
- the speB gene encoding agmatinase gives MKLDQKYSGNVFILSSEDYAASKAVIYGMPMDFTVSFRPGSRFGPPRIREVSIGLEEYSPYLDRSLEEIEYFDAGDLLLPFGNAARSLEIIGEFVRGVLNDGKMPVGMGGEHLVSWPIFQEVYAKYPDLAIIHFDAHADLRESYEGEPLSHSTPLRKAAGLLGGKNIYQFGIRSGSREEFQYARENINFHPFEVLEPLKKVLPELAGRPVYLTIDIDVLDPSAAPGTGTAEAGGITSKELIEAVHAIAASGVNVVGCDLVEVAPAYDPTEQTQIVAAKVIREMLLGFIK, from the coding sequence ATGAAACTCGATCAAAAATATTCCGGCAACGTCTTCATCCTGAGCTCTGAGGATTATGCGGCTTCCAAAGCGGTAATCTACGGCATGCCGATGGATTTTACCGTCAGCTTCCGTCCAGGCTCGCGCTTCGGCCCTCCGCGTATTCGCGAGGTATCGATTGGCCTGGAAGAATACAGCCCGTATCTCGACCGCAGCCTGGAAGAGATTGAATACTTCGACGCAGGCGACCTGCTGCTGCCATTCGGCAACGCGGCACGCAGCCTCGAAATTATCGGCGAATTTGTTCGCGGCGTTCTGAATGATGGCAAAATGCCAGTTGGAATGGGCGGCGAGCATCTCGTATCGTGGCCGATTTTCCAAGAGGTATATGCGAAATATCCGGATCTTGCGATCATTCATTTTGATGCGCATGCGGATTTGCGTGAAAGCTATGAAGGCGAGCCTTTGTCGCACTCCACGCCGCTGCGCAAAGCAGCAGGACTGCTTGGCGGCAAAAACATTTACCAATTCGGTATTCGTTCGGGCTCCCGCGAGGAGTTCCAATATGCCCGCGAGAACATTAATTTCCACCCGTTCGAGGTGCTGGAGCCTTTGAAAAAAGTGCTTCCGGAGCTGGCAGGACGTCCGGTTTACTTGACGATCGACATCGATGTGCTTGATCCTTCGGCAGCGCCGGGCACAGGTACGGCAGAAGCAGGCGGCATTACATCGAAAGAGCTGATCGAGGCGGTTCACGCTATCGCAGCTTCCGGTGTAAACGTTGTTGGCTGCGACCTTGTAGAAGTAGCGCCTGCTTATGACCCAACGGAGCAAACGCAAATCGTTGCTGCGAAGGTCATTCGCGAAATGCTGCTTGGTTTTATTAAGTAG
- the speE gene encoding polyamine aminopropyltransferase, with protein sequence MELWYTEKQTDSFGITAKITETYVTEQTDFQKLDMIETEEFGTMLVLDGMVMTTVKDEFVYHEMVAHPILFTHPNPEHVLVVGGGDGGVIREIMKHPKVKKAVLVDIDGKVIEYSKKYLPTIAGELDNPRVEVIVNDGFMHIHDHKNTYDVIMVDSTEPVGPAANLFTRGFYQGIYEALKEDGIFVAQTDNPWFKADLIQSVNKDVKEVFPIVRVYGANIPTYPSGLWTFTLGSKKYDPLEVDEASIAEIDTKYYTPRLHKAAFVLPKFVEDLIK encoded by the coding sequence ATGGAATTGTGGTACACGGAAAAACAAACGGACAGCTTCGGCATTACGGCGAAGATTACAGAAACTTATGTTACGGAACAAACGGACTTTCAAAAGCTCGATATGATTGAGACGGAAGAATTCGGAACGATGCTCGTATTGGATGGCATGGTTATGACGACCGTTAAGGATGAGTTCGTTTACCACGAGATGGTGGCGCACCCGATCCTGTTCACGCACCCGAACCCTGAGCATGTGCTCGTTGTGGGCGGCGGCGACGGCGGTGTTATTCGCGAAATCATGAAACACCCTAAGGTGAAAAAAGCGGTCCTCGTTGACATCGACGGCAAAGTTATCGAATATTCGAAAAAATATTTGCCGACCATTGCTGGCGAGCTGGACAACCCGCGCGTAGAAGTTATCGTGAATGACGGCTTCATGCATATCCACGATCACAAAAACACGTATGATGTCATTATGGTTGACTCCACTGAGCCAGTTGGCCCTGCAGCCAACCTGTTCACACGCGGCTTCTATCAAGGTATTTACGAAGCGCTGAAGGAAGATGGCATTTTCGTTGCACAGACAGACAACCCGTGGTTTAAAGCTGACCTGATCCAAAGCGTCAATAAAGATGTGAAAGAAGTGTTCCCAATCGTGCGTGTATACGGTGCGAACATTCCTACGTATCCAAGCGGCCTGTGGACATTTACGCTGGGCAGCAAAAAATACGATCCGCTTGAGGTTGACGAAGCATCGATCGCCGAGATCGATACGAAATATTACACTCCGCGCCTTCACAAAGCGGCATTCGTGCTGCCTAAATTTGTGGAAGACCTGATTAAATAA